One Flexistipes sp. DNA window includes the following coding sequences:
- a CDS encoding ribonuclease HI family protein → MYKVFSDGACKGNPGPAGIGFVIYDDDGEKVYECSTYIGEGTNNIAEYTAVLEAIKVIKQRLSEDTANGNLTGKNEKVIFHLDSELVVRQLNGIYKVKDPTLKKIFFKILEELKGMEYEVVHVPRDLNKVADRLSKRALNVINSAY, encoded by the coding sequence ATGTATAAGGTTTTTTCAGACGGAGCCTGCAAAGGCAACCCCGGTCCGGCCGGTATAGGTTTCGTTATATATGATGATGACGGAGAGAAGGTTTACGAATGTTCCACTTATATTGGTGAAGGGACAAACAATATTGCCGAATACACAGCAGTCCTTGAAGCAATAAAGGTCATAAAGCAGAGGCTCAGTGAAGACACGGCAAACGGGAATTTAACCGGGAAAAATGAAAAAGTTATTTTTCATCTGGATTCTGAACTTGTCGTCAGACAGCTTAACGGTATTTATAAAGTAAAGGATCCCACTCTAAAAAAAATATTTTTTAAAATATTGGAAGAGCTCAAAGGTATGGAGTATGAGGTTGTTCATGTTCCCAGAGACCTAAACAAAGTAGCAGACAGACTCTCAAAGAGAGCTTTAAATGTCATAAATTCAGCCTATTGA
- a CDS encoding zinc ribbon domain-containing protein, with protein sequence MLESVENLIELQKIDNRIAELENYLNEIPDELKNLKNEKERLAVQYEELETRLNSLKSERNELETSSSEKNRLLDNAQKKLTTVKNNKEYEAVLKELDTLKKEIYEEELKVLELNDEIETNEKDFKACSEKKEQVDKQYEELITKRDEENVSHRQELEELREKRKEAVKNVKKQILSKYEMIRKARNNLAIVRVENETCTGCYMKVPPQLYVEVKKEHAIQQCPNCQRFLYFYEDAEQEQTAKS encoded by the coding sequence ATGTTAGAATCTGTTGAAAATCTTATAGAATTGCAGAAGATTGACAATCGAATTGCAGAACTGGAGAACTATCTTAATGAAATCCCGGATGAGCTTAAGAATCTGAAAAATGAAAAGGAGAGATTGGCAGTTCAGTATGAAGAACTTGAGACCAGGTTAAATTCGCTGAAGAGTGAAAGAAACGAACTGGAAACCTCTTCATCAGAAAAAAACAGACTTCTTGATAATGCACAAAAGAAGCTGACCACTGTGAAAAACAACAAAGAGTATGAAGCTGTATTGAAAGAGCTGGATACATTAAAAAAAGAAATTTACGAGGAAGAACTGAAAGTTTTGGAACTTAACGATGAGATTGAGACTAATGAGAAAGATTTTAAAGCCTGTAGTGAGAAGAAAGAGCAGGTGGACAAGCAGTACGAAGAATTAATAACAAAAAGGGATGAGGAGAATGTTTCTCACAGGCAGGAGCTTGAAGAATTAAGAGAAAAGCGCAAAGAAGCTGTTAAGAATGTTAAAAAGCAGATTTTGTCCAAATATGAAATGATACGCAAAGCCCGGAATAATCTGGCTATTGTCAGAGTCGAGAATGAAACATGTACGGGTTGTTATATGAAAGTTCCGCCTCAGTTGTATGTTGAAGTGAAAAAAGAGCATGCAATTCAACAGTGTCCCAATTGTCAGCGTTTCCTCTATTTTTATGAGGATGCAGAACAGGAACAGACGGCGAAGAGTTAA